The proteins below are encoded in one region of Triticum aestivum cultivar Chinese Spring chromosome 1B, IWGSC CS RefSeq v2.1, whole genome shotgun sequence:
- the LOC123077739 gene encoding uncharacterized protein, producing the protein MDNVEVTAANGNSGKSGVMVWTTSMTNTMLGFLADLVAKGKRTSSGFRETHLKQCAAVLNEQFKLAITSDQVRNQLKKWRKIWVRVVNFKNLTGALWDEDTCTIRLSEEHYASHCMTHKPDAPFLNNPIEHYHAMATIFGTIGAKGMNARSGNDLLSIDIDDEEHGEVNGEINTSPQVGESAHPKGPPKNKAKVVKVLEDPLGATLKDGFKLVAETLVKSGGGDDDIPDDLWDVVSSLKVFDEEHLAHYYAHLIDNPKTARAFMKLSETNKSVWMSRYVKKNF; encoded by the exons ATGGACAATGTTGAAGTTACCGCTGCAAATGGGAACTCCGGGAAAAGTGGGGTCATGGTATGGACCACTTCCATGACCAACACTATGCTAGGTTTTTTGGCTGACCTTGTTGCTAAAGGGAAGAGAACTTCTAGTGGATTCAGGGAGACACATCTCAAACAATGTGCTGCTGTTTTGAACGAGCAATTCAAGCTAGCTATCACTTCTGATCAAGTTAGAAACCAGCTCAAGAAGTGGAGGAAGATTTGGGTCAGGGTTGTCAATTTTAAGAATTTAACTGGAGCTCTATGGGATGAAGATACTTGCACAATTAGGCTCAGTGAAGAACACTATGCAAGTCACTGTATG ACCCACAAACCTGATGCTCCCTTCTTGAATAACCCAATTGAACACTATCATGCCATGGCGACTATTTTTGGAACAATCGGGGCTAAGGGGATGAATGCACGGTCTGGAAATGATCTCCTTTCTATTGACATTGATGATGAGGAGCATGGTGAGGTGAATGGTGAGATCAACACGTCACCGCAAGTTGGTGAGTCTGCTCACCCCAAAGGACCACCAAAAAATAAGGCCAAGGTGGTGaaagttctagaggatccactaGGTGCCACTCTCAAAGATGGTTTTAAACTTGTGGCTGAAACTCTTGTGAAAtctggtggtggtgatgatgatatACCCGATGACCTTTGGGATGTAGTCTCTAGTTTGAAAGTATTTGATGAAGAGCACCTTGCCCACTATTATGCTCATCTTATTGACAACCCCAAGACGGCAAGAGCCTTCATGAAACTTTCCGAGACCAACAAATCTGTTTGGATGAGTAGGTATGTGAAGAAGAACTTCTAA